One genomic segment of Coffea arabica cultivar ET-39 chromosome 6e, Coffea Arabica ET-39 HiFi, whole genome shotgun sequence includes these proteins:
- the LOC113697465 gene encoding protein phosphatase 2C and cyclic nucleotide-binding/kinase domain-containing protein isoform X2, producing MGCAYSRACIGEICAPREVKVKESDKVKAAEIRVFSPASTDEEGEVRDQFNQSSLTRDHEVGISRLSRVSAQFLPPEGSRTVKVPTGNYELRYSFLSQRGYYPDALDKANQDSFCIHTPFGTSPGDHFFGVFDGHGEFGAQCSQFVKRKLCENLLRNGKFRVDAVDACNGAFLTTNAQLHADDLDDSMSGTTAITILVRGTTIYVANSGDSRAVIAERRGDDIVAVDLSIDQTPFRPDELERVKLCGARVLTLDQIEGLKNPDEQCWGTEESDDGDPPRLWVQHGMYPGTAFTRSIGDSIAETIGVVANPEIVVFELTPNNPFFVLASDGVFEFLSSQSVVDMVVKHKEPRDACAAIVAESYRLWLQYETRTDDITVIVVQISGLTQAAVAQSPSSNVVLRPPLPQVVEVSGSESPSVLSWNSKIHRVRQDVSKARLRAIESSLDKGQMWVPSSPAHRKTWEEEAHIQGALHDHFLFRKLTDSQCQVLLDCMQRVEVQAGDIVVKQGGEGDCFYVVGSGEFEVLATQEEKNGEVPRVLQRYTAEKLSSFGELALMYNKPLQASVRAVTTGTLWALKREDFRGILMSEFSNLSSLKLLRSVDLLSRLTILQLSHIADCLSEVSFLNGQTIVEKNEDLMGLYIIQKGVVKISFDMDSMKNSNATSLLSENQEDDDLQNEVLAVEKSEGSYFGEWMLLGEQIASLRIIAVSDVTCAVLTKEKFESVVGPLAKLSQDDPKPKDYPVSLSESMAMYDASTLDKVQLSDLEWRTCLYATDCSEIGLVCVRDSDKLLSLKRFSKQKIKRLGKQTQVLKEKNLIMCTSPSAGVPRIVCTSADQTHAGILLDTRLACSLASILQSPLDEPCAQFCAACVVTALEDLHKMGYIQLVDFRFGKKFSGAAGERTFTICGIADSLAPEIVQGKGHGFPADWWALGTLIYFMLQGEMPFGSWRESELTYARIAKGQLTLPQTFSHHAVDLITKLLEVNESLRLGSGGVGSLKSHPWFDGVDWKGVRERTIPTPHEIFSRINQHMESPSEDNASPLNSPVNDLEELNNPEWLEDW from the exons ATGGGCTGCGCTTATTCAAGGGCTTGTATTGGAGAGATATGTGCACCAAGAGAAGTCAAGGTTAAGGAAAGTGACAAGGTTAAAGCGGCTGAGATTCGAGTGTTCTCACCTGCTTCTACAGATGAAGAAGGGGAAGTTAGAGATCAGTTTAACCAGTCAAGTTTAACTAGGGATCATGAGGTAGGTATAAGTAGACTGTCTAGGGTCTCAGCCCAATTTTTGCCACCGGAAGGCTCACGGACTGTGAAGGTTCCGACAGGGAATTATGAATTGAGATACTCATTTCTATCTCAGAGAGGGTACTATCCCGATGCACTTGATAAAGCTAACCAAGacagtttttgcattcatacTCCATTTGGAACAAGTCCAGGTGATCATTTCTTCGGGGTTTTTGACGGCCATGGGGAATTTGGGGCTCAGTGTTCGCAGTTCGTTAAGCGGAAATTGTGCGAAAATTTGCTTAGGAATGGTAAGTTTCGTGTGGATGCTGTTGACGCATGTAATGGAGCATTCTTAACGACAAATGCTCAGTTACATGCTGACGATTTGGATGACAGCATGAGTGGGACTACAGCAATTACAATATTGGTCCGTGGTACAACAATTTATGTTGCTAACTCAGGTGATTCAAGAGCTGTTATAGCTGAAAGAAGAGGGGACGATATTGTGGCTGTTGACCTTTCAATTGATCAAACTCCATTTCGACCTGACGAACTTGAAAGAGTTAAGCTTTGTGGAGCAAGAGTTCTCACTTTGGATCAAATTGAAGGACTGAAGAACCCCGATGAGCAATGTTGGGGCACTGAAGAAAGCGATGATGGTGATCCACCAAGATTGTGGGTACAACATGGGATGTATCCTGGTACGGCATTTACACGGAGTATAGGTGATTCTATTGCTGAGACAATTGGAGTCGTTGCAAATCctgaaattgttgtttttgagcTCACACCCAATAATCCCTTCTTTGTGCTTGCCAGTGATGGGGTCTTTGAATTCCTTTCCAGCCAGTCTGTTGTGGACATG GTGGTAAAACACAAGGAACCTCGTGATGCTTGTGCTGCAATTGTGGCGGAATCTTATCGTCTTTGGCTTCAGTATGAAACTCGTACAGATGACATTACTGTAATAGTTGTGCAAATTAGTGGCTTAACTCAG GCTGCTGTTGCTCAATCACCAAGTTCTAATGTGGTTTTAAGACCCCCACTACCTCAAGTTGTTGAGGTGTCAGGATCAGAGTCTCCTTCAGTTTTGAGCTGGAATTCTAAAATCCACCGTGTAAGGCAAGATGTGTCAAAGGCACGACTTCGAGCTATAGAGAGTTCTTTGGATAAGGGGCAAATGTGGGTTCCTTCTTCTCCAGCTCACAGAAAGACATGGGAAGAAGAA GCACACATTCAAGGGGCATTGCACgatcattttcttttcagaaaaCTTACAGATTCTCAGTGTCAAGTTTTGTTGGATTGCATGCAAAGGGTTGAAGTTCAAGCAGGAGACATTGTGGTGAAGCAG GGTGGTGAAGGTGACTGTTTTTATGTTGTTGGAAGTGGAGAATTTGAGGTCTTGGCCACACAG GAAGAGAAAAATGGGGAAGTGCCTAGGGTTTTACAACGGTACACAGCTGAGAAGTTATCATCGTTTGGAGAGCTGGCATTGAT GTACAACAAGCCCCTCCAAGCTTCTGTTCGTGCTGTAACCACTGGAACTCTATGGGCGCTCAAGAGAGAAGATTTTAGAGGAATTCTTATGTCAGAGTTCTCTAATTTGTCATCATTGAAGCTTTTACGGTCGGTGGATCTTCTCTCAAGGTTGACAATACTGCAGCTAAGTCATATTGCTGATTGTCTTTCAGAAGTGTCTTTCTTGAATGGGCAGACAATAGTTGAAAAG AATGAGGACCTCATGGGTTTATATATTATCCAAAAGGGAGTGGTGAAAATCTCATTTGACATGGATTCCATGAAAAATAGCAATGCGACCAGCCTTTTGTCTGAAAACCAGGAGGATGATGACCTGCAGAATGAGGTGCTTGCAGTAGAAAAGTCTGAggggagttattttggagaatggATGCTTCTTGGTGAACAAATTGCATCCCTAAGGATCATTGCTGTGAGTGATGTTACTTGTGCTgtcttaacaaaagaaaagtttgaatCAGTTGTGGGTCCTCTGGCAAAGCTATCACAGGATGATCCCAA GCCAAAAGACTATCCTGTGAGCTTATCAGAATCTATGGCTATGTACGATGCTTCAACACTGGATAAGGTTCAGCTTTCTGACTTG GAGTGGAGAACGTGCTTGTATGCCACAGATTGCAGTGAGATTGGCCTTGTATGTGTGAGAGACTCAG ATAAATTGCTTAGCTTGAAGAGGTTTTCCAAGCAGAAGATTAAAAGACTGGGAAAACAAACGCAGGTTCTGAAAGAGAAGAATCTGATAATGTGCACAAGCCCATCTGCTGGAGTGCCTCGAATTGTATGCACCTCTGCTGATCAAACACATGCCGGCATACTTCTGGATACACGGCTTGCTTGCTCTTTAGCTTCTATTCTTCAGAGCCCACTTGATGAACCATGTGCACAGTTCTGTGCTGCCTGTGTTGTTACTGCTCTGGAAGATCTGCACAAG ATGGGATATATACAG CTAGTAGACTTCAGATTTGGGAAGAAGTTTTCTGGTGCGGCTGGTGAGAGAACTTTTACAATTTGTGGGATTGCAGACTCTTTAGCTCCTGAAATTGTCCAAGGGAAAGGGCATGGTTTTCCTGCTGATTG GTGGGCTTTGGGAACCCTGATCTACTTCATGTTACAAGGTGAAATGCCATTTGGATCATGGAGAGAAAGTGAGCTTACGTATGCAAGAATTGCAAAAGGACAGCTAACTCTTCCACAAACTTTTAGTCACCATGCTGTTGACCTTATTACAAAG TTACTTGAAGTAAATGAAAGTTTAAGACTCGGAAGTGGAGGGGTTGGCTCTCTAAAAAGTCATCCATGGTTTGATGGCGTGGATTGGAAAGGAGTCAGAGAACGTACAATTCCAACTCCTCATGAAATATTCTCTCGTATAAATCAACACATGGAAAGCCCTTCTGAAGATAATGCATCCCCACTTAATTCTCCTGTTAACGACCTGGAAGAGCTTAACAACCCAGAATGGCTGGAGGATTGGTAG
- the LOC113697465 gene encoding protein phosphatase 2C and cyclic nucleotide-binding/kinase domain-containing protein isoform X3: protein MGCAYSRACIGEICAPREVKVKESDKVKAAEIRVFSPASTDEEGEVRDQFNQSSLTRDHEVGISRLSRVSAQFLPPEGSRTVKVPTGNYELRYSFLSQRGYYPDALDKANQDSFCIHTPFGTSPGDHFFGVFDGHGEFGAQCSQFVKRKLCENLLRNGKFRVDAVDACNGAFLTTNAQLHADDLDDSMSGTTAITILVRGTTIYVANSGDSRAVIAERRGDDIVAVDLSIDQTPFRPDELERVKLCGARVLTLDQIEGLKNPDEQCWGTEESDDGDPPRLWVQHGMYPGTAFTRSIGDSIAETIGVVANPEIVVFELTPNNPFFVLASDGVFEFLSSQSVVDMVVKHKEPRDACAAIVAESYRLWLQYETRTDDITVIVVQISGLTQAAVAQSPSSNVVLRPPLPQVVEVSGSESPSVLSWNSKIHRVRQDVSKARLRAIESSLDKGQMWVPSSPAHRKTWEEEAHIQGALHDHFLFRKLTDSQCQVLLDCMQRVEVQAGDIVVKQGGEGDCFYVVGSGEFEVLATQVQQAPPSFCSCCNHWNSMGAQERRF from the exons ATGGGCTGCGCTTATTCAAGGGCTTGTATTGGAGAGATATGTGCACCAAGAGAAGTCAAGGTTAAGGAAAGTGACAAGGTTAAAGCGGCTGAGATTCGAGTGTTCTCACCTGCTTCTACAGATGAAGAAGGGGAAGTTAGAGATCAGTTTAACCAGTCAAGTTTAACTAGGGATCATGAGGTAGGTATAAGTAGACTGTCTAGGGTCTCAGCCCAATTTTTGCCACCGGAAGGCTCACGGACTGTGAAGGTTCCGACAGGGAATTATGAATTGAGATACTCATTTCTATCTCAGAGAGGGTACTATCCCGATGCACTTGATAAAGCTAACCAAGacagtttttgcattcatacTCCATTTGGAACAAGTCCAGGTGATCATTTCTTCGGGGTTTTTGACGGCCATGGGGAATTTGGGGCTCAGTGTTCGCAGTTCGTTAAGCGGAAATTGTGCGAAAATTTGCTTAGGAATGGTAAGTTTCGTGTGGATGCTGTTGACGCATGTAATGGAGCATTCTTAACGACAAATGCTCAGTTACATGCTGACGATTTGGATGACAGCATGAGTGGGACTACAGCAATTACAATATTGGTCCGTGGTACAACAATTTATGTTGCTAACTCAGGTGATTCAAGAGCTGTTATAGCTGAAAGAAGAGGGGACGATATTGTGGCTGTTGACCTTTCAATTGATCAAACTCCATTTCGACCTGACGAACTTGAAAGAGTTAAGCTTTGTGGAGCAAGAGTTCTCACTTTGGATCAAATTGAAGGACTGAAGAACCCCGATGAGCAATGTTGGGGCACTGAAGAAAGCGATGATGGTGATCCACCAAGATTGTGGGTACAACATGGGATGTATCCTGGTACGGCATTTACACGGAGTATAGGTGATTCTATTGCTGAGACAATTGGAGTCGTTGCAAATCctgaaattgttgtttttgagcTCACACCCAATAATCCCTTCTTTGTGCTTGCCAGTGATGGGGTCTTTGAATTCCTTTCCAGCCAGTCTGTTGTGGACATG GTGGTAAAACACAAGGAACCTCGTGATGCTTGTGCTGCAATTGTGGCGGAATCTTATCGTCTTTGGCTTCAGTATGAAACTCGTACAGATGACATTACTGTAATAGTTGTGCAAATTAGTGGCTTAACTCAG GCTGCTGTTGCTCAATCACCAAGTTCTAATGTGGTTTTAAGACCCCCACTACCTCAAGTTGTTGAGGTGTCAGGATCAGAGTCTCCTTCAGTTTTGAGCTGGAATTCTAAAATCCACCGTGTAAGGCAAGATGTGTCAAAGGCACGACTTCGAGCTATAGAGAGTTCTTTGGATAAGGGGCAAATGTGGGTTCCTTCTTCTCCAGCTCACAGAAAGACATGGGAAGAAGAA GCACACATTCAAGGGGCATTGCACgatcattttcttttcagaaaaCTTACAGATTCTCAGTGTCAAGTTTTGTTGGATTGCATGCAAAGGGTTGAAGTTCAAGCAGGAGACATTGTGGTGAAGCAG GGTGGTGAAGGTGACTGTTTTTATGTTGTTGGAAGTGGAGAATTTGAGGTCTTGGCCACACAG GTACAACAAGCCCCTCCAAGCTTCTGTTCGTGCTGTAACCACTGGAACTCTATGGGCGCTCAAGAGAGAAGATTTTAG
- the LOC113697465 gene encoding protein phosphatase 2C and cyclic nucleotide-binding/kinase domain-containing protein isoform X1, with the protein MGCAYSRACIGEICAPREVKVKESDKVKAAEIRVFSPASTDEEGEVRDQFNQSSLTRDHEVGISRLSRVSAQFLPPEGSRTVKVPTGNYELRYSFLSQRGYYPDALDKANQDSFCIHTPFGTSPGDHFFGVFDGHGEFGAQCSQFVKRKLCENLLRNGKFRVDAVDACNGAFLTTNAQLHADDLDDSMSGTTAITILVRGTTIYVANSGDSRAVIAERRGDDIVAVDLSIDQTPFRPDELERVKLCGARVLTLDQIEGLKNPDEQCWGTEESDDGDPPRLWVQHGMYPGTAFTRSIGDSIAETIGVVANPEIVVFELTPNNPFFVLASDGVFEFLSSQSVVDMVVKHKEPRDACAAIVAESYRLWLQYETRTDDITVIVVQISGLTQAAVAQSPSSNVVLRPPLPQVVEVSGSESPSVLSWNSKIHRVRQDVSKARLRAIESSLDKGQMWVPSSPAHRKTWEEEAHIQGALHDHFLFRKLTDSQCQVLLDCMQRVEVQAGDIVVKQGGEGDCFYVVGSGEFEVLATQEEKNGEVPRVLQRYTAEKLSSFGELALMYNKPLQASVRAVTTGTLWALKREDFRGILMSEFSNLSSLKLLRSVDLLSRLTILQLSHIADCLSEVSFLNGQTIVEKNEDLMGLYIIQKGVVKISFDMDSMKNSNATSLLSENQEDDDLQNEVLAVEKSEGSYFGEWMLLGEQIASLRIIAVSDVTCAVLTKEKFESVVGPLAKLSQDDPKPKDYPVSLSESMAMYDASTLDKVQLSDLEWRTCLYATDCSEIGLVCVRDSDKLLSLKRFSKQKIKRLGKQTQVLKEKNLIMCTSPSAGVPRIVCTSADQTHAGILLDTRLACSLASILQSPLDEPCAQFCAACVVTALEDLHKIGILYRGVSPDVLMFDQMGYIQLVDFRFGKKFSGAAGERTFTICGIADSLAPEIVQGKGHGFPADWWALGTLIYFMLQGEMPFGSWRESELTYARIAKGQLTLPQTFSHHAVDLITKLLEVNESLRLGSGGVGSLKSHPWFDGVDWKGVRERTIPTPHEIFSRINQHMESPSEDNASPLNSPVNDLEELNNPEWLEDW; encoded by the exons ATGGGCTGCGCTTATTCAAGGGCTTGTATTGGAGAGATATGTGCACCAAGAGAAGTCAAGGTTAAGGAAAGTGACAAGGTTAAAGCGGCTGAGATTCGAGTGTTCTCACCTGCTTCTACAGATGAAGAAGGGGAAGTTAGAGATCAGTTTAACCAGTCAAGTTTAACTAGGGATCATGAGGTAGGTATAAGTAGACTGTCTAGGGTCTCAGCCCAATTTTTGCCACCGGAAGGCTCACGGACTGTGAAGGTTCCGACAGGGAATTATGAATTGAGATACTCATTTCTATCTCAGAGAGGGTACTATCCCGATGCACTTGATAAAGCTAACCAAGacagtttttgcattcatacTCCATTTGGAACAAGTCCAGGTGATCATTTCTTCGGGGTTTTTGACGGCCATGGGGAATTTGGGGCTCAGTGTTCGCAGTTCGTTAAGCGGAAATTGTGCGAAAATTTGCTTAGGAATGGTAAGTTTCGTGTGGATGCTGTTGACGCATGTAATGGAGCATTCTTAACGACAAATGCTCAGTTACATGCTGACGATTTGGATGACAGCATGAGTGGGACTACAGCAATTACAATATTGGTCCGTGGTACAACAATTTATGTTGCTAACTCAGGTGATTCAAGAGCTGTTATAGCTGAAAGAAGAGGGGACGATATTGTGGCTGTTGACCTTTCAATTGATCAAACTCCATTTCGACCTGACGAACTTGAAAGAGTTAAGCTTTGTGGAGCAAGAGTTCTCACTTTGGATCAAATTGAAGGACTGAAGAACCCCGATGAGCAATGTTGGGGCACTGAAGAAAGCGATGATGGTGATCCACCAAGATTGTGGGTACAACATGGGATGTATCCTGGTACGGCATTTACACGGAGTATAGGTGATTCTATTGCTGAGACAATTGGAGTCGTTGCAAATCctgaaattgttgtttttgagcTCACACCCAATAATCCCTTCTTTGTGCTTGCCAGTGATGGGGTCTTTGAATTCCTTTCCAGCCAGTCTGTTGTGGACATG GTGGTAAAACACAAGGAACCTCGTGATGCTTGTGCTGCAATTGTGGCGGAATCTTATCGTCTTTGGCTTCAGTATGAAACTCGTACAGATGACATTACTGTAATAGTTGTGCAAATTAGTGGCTTAACTCAG GCTGCTGTTGCTCAATCACCAAGTTCTAATGTGGTTTTAAGACCCCCACTACCTCAAGTTGTTGAGGTGTCAGGATCAGAGTCTCCTTCAGTTTTGAGCTGGAATTCTAAAATCCACCGTGTAAGGCAAGATGTGTCAAAGGCACGACTTCGAGCTATAGAGAGTTCTTTGGATAAGGGGCAAATGTGGGTTCCTTCTTCTCCAGCTCACAGAAAGACATGGGAAGAAGAA GCACACATTCAAGGGGCATTGCACgatcattttcttttcagaaaaCTTACAGATTCTCAGTGTCAAGTTTTGTTGGATTGCATGCAAAGGGTTGAAGTTCAAGCAGGAGACATTGTGGTGAAGCAG GGTGGTGAAGGTGACTGTTTTTATGTTGTTGGAAGTGGAGAATTTGAGGTCTTGGCCACACAG GAAGAGAAAAATGGGGAAGTGCCTAGGGTTTTACAACGGTACACAGCTGAGAAGTTATCATCGTTTGGAGAGCTGGCATTGAT GTACAACAAGCCCCTCCAAGCTTCTGTTCGTGCTGTAACCACTGGAACTCTATGGGCGCTCAAGAGAGAAGATTTTAGAGGAATTCTTATGTCAGAGTTCTCTAATTTGTCATCATTGAAGCTTTTACGGTCGGTGGATCTTCTCTCAAGGTTGACAATACTGCAGCTAAGTCATATTGCTGATTGTCTTTCAGAAGTGTCTTTCTTGAATGGGCAGACAATAGTTGAAAAG AATGAGGACCTCATGGGTTTATATATTATCCAAAAGGGAGTGGTGAAAATCTCATTTGACATGGATTCCATGAAAAATAGCAATGCGACCAGCCTTTTGTCTGAAAACCAGGAGGATGATGACCTGCAGAATGAGGTGCTTGCAGTAGAAAAGTCTGAggggagttattttggagaatggATGCTTCTTGGTGAACAAATTGCATCCCTAAGGATCATTGCTGTGAGTGATGTTACTTGTGCTgtcttaacaaaagaaaagtttgaatCAGTTGTGGGTCCTCTGGCAAAGCTATCACAGGATGATCCCAA GCCAAAAGACTATCCTGTGAGCTTATCAGAATCTATGGCTATGTACGATGCTTCAACACTGGATAAGGTTCAGCTTTCTGACTTG GAGTGGAGAACGTGCTTGTATGCCACAGATTGCAGTGAGATTGGCCTTGTATGTGTGAGAGACTCAG ATAAATTGCTTAGCTTGAAGAGGTTTTCCAAGCAGAAGATTAAAAGACTGGGAAAACAAACGCAGGTTCTGAAAGAGAAGAATCTGATAATGTGCACAAGCCCATCTGCTGGAGTGCCTCGAATTGTATGCACCTCTGCTGATCAAACACATGCCGGCATACTTCTGGATACACGGCTTGCTTGCTCTTTAGCTTCTATTCTTCAGAGCCCACTTGATGAACCATGTGCACAGTTCTGTGCTGCCTGTGTTGTTACTGCTCTGGAAGATCTGCACAAG ATTGGCATTCTTTACAGAGGTGTGTCTCCTGATGTTCTAATGTTTGACCAGATGGGATATATACAG CTAGTAGACTTCAGATTTGGGAAGAAGTTTTCTGGTGCGGCTGGTGAGAGAACTTTTACAATTTGTGGGATTGCAGACTCTTTAGCTCCTGAAATTGTCCAAGGGAAAGGGCATGGTTTTCCTGCTGATTG GTGGGCTTTGGGAACCCTGATCTACTTCATGTTACAAGGTGAAATGCCATTTGGATCATGGAGAGAAAGTGAGCTTACGTATGCAAGAATTGCAAAAGGACAGCTAACTCTTCCACAAACTTTTAGTCACCATGCTGTTGACCTTATTACAAAG TTACTTGAAGTAAATGAAAGTTTAAGACTCGGAAGTGGAGGGGTTGGCTCTCTAAAAAGTCATCCATGGTTTGATGGCGTGGATTGGAAAGGAGTCAGAGAACGTACAATTCCAACTCCTCATGAAATATTCTCTCGTATAAATCAACACATGGAAAGCCCTTCTGAAGATAATGCATCCCCACTTAATTCTCCTGTTAACGACCTGGAAGAGCTTAACAACCCAGAATGGCTGGAGGATTGGTAG